AGCTTGAGTCACCACctatttttccttcaacATTAAATTGACTTTCACCATGTCGGCTTAGCCAAATACTTCGTCGACGCGTACGCAAATTAGAGAGATAATAAACAATCCTAGATTCAAGGTAATTTTCAAGTTTATGAACTATCAGTTCGGCTCCAAAGTCCACAATTCTAACGAAAGTACATTCTTCAGCCTCGGACAAAGGTGTGTAGTGTTTCTCATACTCATGAATACTATCAAGGATTTTATTCTTCGATTCTTCGAACggaaagcttttgaaatatgGTGAATGCTGACACATATCAGTAATGTTTTCAtcgataattttttgatttgtgCAGACAACCTCGACAAACATTAAGAGCATATTCCGCGCTTTTGCCAACTCCACTATACTTTTCCGAAACTTTAGTGTACATTGGTTAAAATCAAGAATCGCAACATCAGTAccctttttaaaaacgCTCTCCAGATTATCGAATATGGGGCTAAGAGTTTTAGCTAAATTCTCTGAATCACTGTTAGAATTTTCGGACAACGAattatcaatttctttcGTATCATAAAGGTGAGTAGAAACGGACATCCATGTCAAATATCTGGATAATTTCATTGCAGAAGATGTCTTGCCAGATGCGGGTAACCCCACAAAGCAAACACATAGGCCCAAAAGTCCTTCAATGTCTTTCATGTTCGATCTTAATGTAAAAAAGTTAGTtcttaatttaaattttgggTGTGGTTATGTTGCaaacaaatattaaagaataaatcATAAGAATATGACCAGGTTGCTAATCCTGCCAGAATCGGGTTGAATTATTAAGTGAATAtgttaaataatgaatataTGTTAAAGAGTCGTATTTCGCTCGAAATGTATGATTCGCCTTGAAGAGCTTGATGGACGGTTTGCAGTACTCGTACTTATGTTAAGTATCCTTAGAGTATGTAGTGAACTCGTCAATGCGTTAAAAAgctataatttttaaaaagaaaaacgattaaattaataatatttaacaGAACGGCTTAAAATATACAAGTTCAGAACATTGCACTCCTGCTAACATAAACAAGAGGGGTATACGTGTAAGTTCAAGCTTAATATACTAAATTGCAGGTCTTCGTTACGCAGTATTATTGCGAGAGATGTTTACGCTTCCGTAAGCTACATTAAGTGATCTCAAGTCTTTGACTTGGTACTAGGAGTAGTTAAATCCactattaaaataatattcaaaattaagTGTGAGCATTTCCATTTCTATAAGCATAATTATGCTAAGCTGATTGTAAAAGTGTATATAATCATTTTCGTAATATTGTGGAGTTTTCATACAAAAACTGTCGGGTAAGGCATAacttcatcattttttcagTAATGTGAATTGTGAATTAAGATTCTGGATTGGAAGTATTAGAAAACGTTGCTGAACTGTAtgatcttttaaaaaattcatttttataacatgttcattgaaaatattaaaccAGAATGCCCCTAAATTGGAAGAAGTATGTATCCTAAATATTGAACATGAACAACActtatgaaattgaaagaaagcttggctttttcatatatttcatttactgTTTAAAACCGAGTAAAACTTGAGTCAAAAGCCTCAGTGATTCAATGGTCAAAGTTGCCCAATATTTAACACTGACTTAATAAAAGttagaaatattaattttgtctgctatatttttttcgtgTGTTATCCATACTACAATAGTTTGTTAAGGGCTCTAACAATTATGAAAATCTTAAATTACTAATTGATATTGGTAGGAAGCTTGGAgcaattaaagaaaataaagttaCAATTACCAATCACGTAAAATGATCTGAATTAGTCACTTGATAAAGTTGGGTAGCATCGCTTTGTTCAGTAGCAAGATTGACATCTATGAAGTctaatgaaataaagaGTGAACTTCGAGTGTTCAAAGAGCGTTTTCTGCTAATTAAGAGTTATAGCAATACTGTTCTTTAGTTATTGAAATGCACAGTTAGacactttttttgaaagagcCGGAACGCAAAAAACGAAACACTTTAAGAGTAATATTTCGGAAATGATTACGAAACGAAAACCAACCTCCCTTAGCATACGTTGGTAGTACTAGACGAGGCCAATTAACGTATTGTCTACGATGAAAATATAGGTAGATTCCAGCATTCACCATAGGGATAGAATATAACAGACGACAGAACAGACTTGGATTTCCAAATAATTCTTGTATAGTTAATATTATCGTGgtgaacaaaaaaattccagGTGCCACAAATCTAGTCCAGTGAAAACGCAAAGGCAAGTCCGGAATCGAAAGTGAGTCGTAAGGACGAAATACTCCAAGACCCAAATCATAGCTATCTTGCAGCATACcgtcaaaaaaattgttaagaATATATCTACGAAAGCAgtttaataaatctttGAAAGCTCCAAAAATGGTTCTCGTTCCATGGCGAGTCACATCGCCTTTTAAGGCCGGGGTACCAGTGTAGAGATCACTGATATAATCTCCAGTATTAGCCCATATTAAGCGAAAATCTTGTAAAAAACTATCATATTCTTCCAAACTCTCAGAGCTAGAAAGTACACCAATATCGTGTAATTGCATGTTTAGAATAAACTGTGCAATGCTAGTCTGAATGACGTTCGTCCGATCTAAGCAATCCATACAATTTGTCCTTACAAAGTTGGTTTGCATTGCAGTAGTTTTAGATCCATGCTCGGCATAATATTTTCCTTCTATCAAGAGACTTTGAATTTCAGCAAGAAACAAAGGGAGATTTCTACTTCCTTGCTTATGATAATCGTAGTAAACATAAGACAAAGGAGGGTTTTTATTTCGTTTacataatttttcaaaccCAGACCGTAGAGGTGCTTCACGTCCTTTTTGGTCTAGAAGATTGACCACCACAAGATTGTCCCCATAATCGTTGGCAAGTTCTTGAAAATGCTTCCCAAACACAGTCTCGCTATAATCAAGAGGTTGTAAAGATAATAAAGGTCGATAATGAAGATCATTAACTTCGGCCCAGAACATGGGGATACTTCCTCGAATTTgagtaaaagaaagaacCATTTGTTCTTCAAGGGTGATGGGTGATTCGatcattattatttgttcaatttcattaaaattagCAGCACTTCCTTGTGCGTTTACACCTCTGGTGAAATACCGCGTACCCGCATAGTCAGGAGAATGTCGTGTAATAACACACAGTCTAAGGTTATAAGTCTTTAAAAACGAGTTAGTAATGGCGATATTACCCTGAATCATCGGTTGAATCCATTCTTGAAAGCCTAAATCCTTATTCGTCAATTCAATTAATTCATGAAATGCATatttattccaaaaaaagcggtaattatattttgatGTCAGTTCAAAAGATTGGGTTAGTACGCGTAATCTTTGAAGGGAACAGGTTAGATCTAACGTTGGACTAAAAAGTATTTGGCCTTTTGACAAATGTTTATTGAGCAAACTGATATAATGTAGTTCTTCCTcatctttaatatttagCAGACCCGTGGAGAATGGAAGAGTCCTTGTAATTGGGAAGATAGCAAATTTCCTTGCCCGATAAATATTGTTTCCGAGAATTGCTGCATGCAAATCACAACTTGTAACAAGAACTAcatatttgtatattttcAATCGAATAAATCCATATAACTGAACGTTATTATAGTCAGGTGTCTTGCTGAGATCAAGAGAATTGCTCAAACTAAGGCATCCGTCGACTCTATCTATTCGAAGagaagctttttttttggaacaTGATAGATAAATGCTGTCTGGAAATACTCTAACGTCCTgattcattattttgttgTATTTGAGAAGCGTAGATGCTTTTCTGCTATAATGAACCCCGGACTAATgtattttccaaattaggtctcaaaagtaaaaaatgagaatgctatatttacaaaaattcaaatcaaACTCTTTAATGTCCATGAAACGATTTTTGAAGGCTTGATTTCCAACGCAGCGCCTGAGTAACGAGTTCATTGTTACCTGAAGGTTTATGCAGCACGTTTTACAAAACGAACTTTCAGTGACAGTGTAATGTATGATATTATTAACAATTCTCATTGCACTATGTAATGATACGTAAAGTATCGCTATTCATTGTACCTTTGCTTTACAAGATAGGTCGTCTGGTGATGCTGATACTCCCCAATTACCTATATTAAGGCTGAACTACAAACTATAATTCGAAGAATAGGCAAACGAAAATCATAATACTGTATGatattattgattttgagagtagcaaaaataattaataattcatCGTAGCGTTTTTCAGATATCACAGAAAACATACCATACTCTATCGCATAATCAAAATAGTTTACGAGCCTTCTTTGACTGCAAGTAACATATAGGCAATGTCGCTTTATATTTTGATACATAATTTCTATAAAAGTTAGGTGTTATATGATAACCAACTCTTCGAAAGGAAGCATatgttttgctttaattAAGCtttattgatatttttaccgttgttaaataatatatactAAAGATCTGACCCAGTTGAATTTGCTATCTATGTTGTATTGCTTTTTACTAATACAACCGAACTGCCAATTTTtacataaatattttattaaatcgGATTgagaagtaaaaattataaaatcatacatttaataaaatcctttttcaacACAAATAATCTCCATTGTtaattaattgctttaaCCAACAACCTTGTTAAGCCTAATTTTGACCGCaggaattaaaaaaaaacactaaataaaaacaagatAATTAAGAAACCAACATCTGCGAAACATAAAACTCGgtggaaaataaatatggTTAAACGACATAGACACAAAAACAATGGTAATGAGAGTAACGTGAGTATTAGTTCGATAAGCATGCATATGTAGCAATAGCAAGTGCTTAACACGTGCTAGCAAATTATGTGAATTGACATGACAAAAAATTCACGTCAATTGATGAATGCGTAAGGATCACCAGAAATCGCGTGAATACACACCAAGACTTGCTTAAGCAGCAATAGG
This portion of the Schizosaccharomyces pombe strain 972h- genome assembly, chromosome: I genome encodes:
- the sac12 gene encoding inositol polyphosphate phosphatase, with the translated sequence MNQDVRVFPDSIYLSCSKKKASLRIDRVDGCLSLSNSLDLSKTPDYNNVQLYGFIRLKIYKYVVLVTSCDLHAAILGNNIYRARKFAIFPITRTLPFSTGLLNIKDEEELHYISLLNKHLSKGQILFSPTLDLTCSLQRLRVLTQSFELTSKYNYRFFWNKYAFHELIELTNKDLGFQEWIQPMIQGNIAITNSFLKTYNLRLCVITRHSPDYAGTRYFTRGVNAQGSAANFNEIEQIIMIESPITLEEQMVLSFTQIRGSIPMFWAEVNDLHYRPLLSLQPLDYSETVFGKHFQELANDYGDNLVVVNLLDQKGREAPLRSGFEKLCKRNKNPPLSYVYYDYHKQGSRNLPLFLAEIQSLLIEGKYYAEHGSKTTAMQTNFVRTNCMDCLDRTNVIQTSIAQFILNMQLHDIGVLSSSESLEEYDSFLQDFRLIWANTGDYISDLYTGTPALKGDVTRHGTRTIFGAFKDLLNCFRRYILNNFFDGMLQDSYDLGLGVFRPYDSLSIPDLPLRFHWTRFVAPGIFLFTTIILTIQELFGNPSLFCRLLYSIPMVNAGIYLYFHRRQYVNWPRLVLPTYAKGGWFSFRNHFRNITLKVFRFLRSGSFKKSV
- the fpb26 gene encoding fructose-2,6-bisphosphate 2-phosphatase, whose amino-acid sequence is MKDIEGLLGLCVCFVGLPASGKTSSAMKLSRYLTWMSVSTHLYDTKEIDNSLSENSNSDSENLAKTLSPIFDNLESVFKKGTDVAILDFNQCTLKFRKSIVELAKARNMLLMFVEVVCTNQKIIDENITDMCQHSPYFKSFPFEESKNKILDSIHEYEKHYTPLSEAEECTFVRIVDFGAELIVHKLENYLESRIVYYLSNLRTRRRSIWLSRHGESQFNVEGKIGGDSSLSPQGLKYAALLPEYVAKFSIGEKGLTVWTSSMARTIQTARHLNCQKLEWRALDELDAGTCDGFTYDYIEQNFPHEAELRNNDKFHYRYRGGESYMDVVRRLEPIIMELERQGDVFIICHQAILRCIYGYYHNLSLEELPFINVPLHTIIKLTPMTYETIEERVTVPISAVSTQRGKH